The window TACGGCAATATGTTTAAATTGTGGCACCAATGCTCAGCCccaaatgtgatttttttcctACCATCTACTCCATCATTTGGGTTGAAATTGTAACACATTTGTGGCGACAAAATTCGCCACaaatatttatgacaaaattgTAACGCAATTGGCCACATGATGGTCTATCTTCATGTGTAATTACCTGCCTCACAATCTTAACAagctaaaacaaaataaagggaAACTGTTCTCAGAAAGATGGTAGGCTAAATACAAGAAGCATTAGTTTGGTGATCAGAAGACATCTCCTTCCAACTCTTTCACCCAATTCAAATGAGTGTGATGAGATATTTAGAAAGGGGATaggaaaaacagaacaaaaaactGTAATTGGAGTTCCATTCACTACCTCAAATATCAAATGCTCATGCTGCACTCCCGACCTTAAGTAAATATCTCACATTCTAAGAAATAGTTTCAGAGAAATTAAATCAAATGATAACTACAGAAAATTATCATTACGATCTAAAACTGCTGACAACTACTACGAAATGCAAGTGATGAAAGGATGATTGATATTTTGGAATGCAAACTTGAAGAACAATCGGTCAGTTATAAGGGAATGGAAAAGGATCATATCATCACCCATGACTTtgcatttttccttcttttttcaagCTATCATCACCCTTGGCtaggttctttttcttttctttttttacttttttaatttattgaaggctttcaaaAGGGGGGAGGTGTGAACACATACAAGACCagaataaaaagtattttcaataTCTAGGCATCTCTATCAAATCACTGATTTCCTTCTTCAACAGATGACTTGAGTCGACAAAGCCCAAACAAGTTTCTTTTTACCAGGTGGAACTTCACCAAAGAAGGGCATTTTGAGGTTACCCCTAGGGAGTAAACCTGAAAGAATGATGTACAAAGTAATCCAAGGAACCTCTTAATGAGGAATCAAACACAGGATCTTTGAGTCCACAACTCAACCCATCCTTGCCTTTGAACACTAGGCTGCACGCTACAGACAAGTAAGTGCAAGAATGCCCAGACATGTAATTACCATAAGTTTCAAAATATCAGCAATCGCGGAAATGAATAACATCAATCCATTCAGAACAGCATTGAGcaaactataaatttttttacatgtacaGACGAAAGAAGCACAATCTAAGCTCAATATGAAACTCTTAATGCTCTGTTTCTACCAAAGtttaaaccatctcaactcaactcatctcatttaatctaacATTTAATCTAACAATGTTGaaatcaacaaaaaaacaaaagaagcacAAGCTTTTTAAGTCTTTTTGCGTATTTAAGGAAGCTCAATATGACAATTACccatatttttatttcctaGCATCCCAGATTTTTAGTaagtctttttatatatttgaggaagcggaatattaacaagtaaatTGGCAACAGgattaaaacaaagaaaaacatacGAAGGATCTCATGTGTTGACTAAACATAGATGCATGTACCTTAGGGCTTAGTGCGTTCGTGCGTGTGTGGGGAAATATTAGAATTAATTAGATCTCTAAATTTCCATACTCAAGATCACATGCTAGTTGAAACTCTTAATGCCCTTTtcctatctcaactcatatcttctcatctcatctaataatatttaaaaattttaataatattaaaaaattatattataataatatttgaaaaataatagttacagttgtgagtgtgcaagcgtcgtgtaatcactttgaaaaaagtgaataaatacaaaactctcatgaaaacaaaattaattttgtaatagtggaccacattctttttcaaaacgactattACATGGCGCTTGCACACTTCACGACTATTCGTAGcattactaataatatttttatcaacttttatctcatctcatctcatttatataaCCACGAGTAAATCTTGCTTGAATTGACCGGTGGTTATCGTTAATTACTATCTGTTCATCGTTCTCTTCCATCATGTAATGCCAACCtctaagcatatatataattaaggacATAATTTGGATATCAAATTCCGTACCAATTCCGTGACCTCTTGtctggcgaggttagaggatgcttgacCATATACTCGTTGGGCGCGGAATTAGGCATCACTCGTTatgaagtctcatgcacggatgTTACCCATGGTGTGACGATGAGAGCTAGGGTGTGCggacggtccataggggagaccgtggtgcATGCATAATTTCATAATAAAGGTTATGACTGGGTTAAATGGATTTTTTGGCGTGAGTGattaaaagtgtatttttggaaaaaaagaatgtggttttgtttttctgcaTATTTTTCTGTATGGGGACGTGTGATTATATTAATGTGTATTAAATCTCTTGAATgttgttttggttaattacttgctgagatgtcataatctcattgtgatgttttaccctacggtttcGTCTTATGGTGTCGTAGAATCTGACCCAGAGCCCGAGTATAAACCTAAGGGCCGACTCCGCCAGAGGCTTGAGTTGCTAAGTTATTGTTCAGcattatgggatttgtttctcTTATGTTATTTcctgtctttaatttatctttcGAATGACTGTATAatccttgtaaagttactttactatttttgaacaattatggtacttaataaagaaagaccttttatttctccgctgcgaatattattttgtacacttattgcatgacgtacacactctgagcactggtcgttTGGGTGCATAATTCGTATGGTCATCATCCCGATGTCATGAACTCCACAAGAATAACACGTgaggtcgagggcgccacattATATTACTGGtcattgaaattataaaattatattactgGTCATTGATGTGATTGGGTGTAATCGGGTGGTGTTAGACTATTGCCGTAGGAAGGACGTTTCAATCTTTTATATTGATATATCACAtgttgttaaaagaaaaaaataaaaatttaaaaaattatatataatgtatgatgTGAATacgatgaatatttttttttttcttaaacatggTGCAATGAAAgttcaaatatcaattattttcgAACCAATTGAATATTCATTGTATTATATCGTAATTAgtgtttttttaacaataattatTCATGTaggatcagaaaaaaaaaaaaattatcatccgtatatatttggtttatttttatgtctaatttctttctcaattttcttttcaagttgACAATATCAAATTACAATTTCATGATCGAGacatgatatttacagttataaaatatataagtgccgcgtaatctttttaaaaaatgaagttaacaagagatccacataaaaaaaaaaaaaaaaaattagattgtgtaagtattgtattttttttttttttaaaagtgaggtctgttattaaaaaaaattaaaattatatcttgCAATATTACCCTTTTTCGCTACCAACGTGTTGCACGCCGCCTGTAGCAAATTCAGAGGCCGCCAATATACATCTTCAAGCCTAACATCGGCACGTACGTACAAATAGTATACGCATTATAAAGTGAACTTTGGTGCCTCAGATCTGCTAGATACAACCTTCATTCGACCCCCTCCACTATTGACACATAAGCTCATGCACCGATACAATGCCGCGGGGCACATCTTTACACACAATcttttagtttgaaaaaaaaaaaaatttgactttttagttaagaaaataatttttctatagatCTTaaatttacttaatatttttttaaaaaaaataaatcttttaatacTTCAAATATAATCTCTCAAAAGATAATATTGGAAGCACAACTCCTTATACCAAGTGGCTATGAAACTAATTTAAAAGGAATGGAcagatgaaattaaaataagaaattgaatCAAAGTTGGAGTATTGATAGATGGAGACATTGAATACAATGTTGCCGCCAAAAGGACTCCTTGGCAATAGATGATGCTGCTCAACAAGGATTTGTTGGCCTATCGCTCTCAAGCctgattataattaattaaattatctaaataaataaataaacggttGAGAGGGGACGTCAATGCATTAATGCTTGTATTCTGCCCACCACATGCGAGCTTGGCCCAATGAAAAGGACGACCATTCCCAACCtgaatttccattttttttttaaattctatttttttgtttatagaaaTATCATTCATATTAGATTAAACATTggtatataaatttgattttgacgTAATTTTAGCTAAAATGTCCCTTAAAACTTCCACCTTAGATTAAACATTGgtatataaatttgattatgAGCTACAGCAATTCAATAAATGTGTTAACTTACAGTAATTAAGTTTAaggaattttatattatttctcattcttctgtgaatatattatgtgtttattttaatattttgtatttgaaaatgaagttaatttaggttgatagatggattttatgtattttaatatatagatggttggaaattatgaaaataaaaaataaaatggatttaaaaaataaatattgcattAACTaagtagattaaaaaaatattattattttataattttagaaaatgagatgtcTAATCCaataattcaagttttgaaaaaaagccaaaacatattttccagctgaaaaatgatataattacaATTATTTCAGAATTtatcccaattttttttttcattaataatatgACATGGACCACATTAGCCATAACTTTGTGCAGATATGAGGTTCCAATAATGGCTCTTAAACAACTGGGGTCATTGACTTGACCTGGTGCAATCAGGATCAATGCAGTAGGCTGTTTCCTCCACATATAGTATTCATTGCCAAATATTGCAGCTTGCAACCACATTTTACTCTCTGCTCTTTGCAATCTTACCTTTCTTCATTTGCTTTTTCCCCTTTCAAAGAACAAAACATGGCCGAATTAGTGGGAGGAGCACTTCTCTCTGCCTTCCTTCAAGTATTATTTGATAGGATGGCATCCCGCGAGTTTATTGATTTCCTAAGGGGACGAAAACCTAGTGAGGAACTCTTGTACAAGTTGAAGAATGTATTGCTATCTGTGGGAGCGGTGCTCGAAGATGCCGAGGACAAACAAGTTACCAATTCTAGTGTGAAAATGTGGCATAATGACCTGAAGGATGCTGTCTATGATGCAGAGGATGTCTTGGATAAGATTGCAACTAAAGCCTTACAATCCAAATTAGATGCAGAATTTGGAACCACTCCAAGTAAGGTACGAAACTACATCCAAACTTCTCGTTTTTTCAAGAAGATAGAAGAAAGGATAAAAGTGGTACTTGGCAGATTAGAAAATCTAGCAAGTCAACAGAATGTCATGGGTCTAGTACAAGCTAGTACTGTCGGAAGGAAAGCATCTGAAAGATTGCCCACTACTTCTTTGGTAGACGATTCAGAAATTTGTGGTAGAAATGATGATAaggatgaaataattaataagttaCTTCCTGATAATGCTAGTGACAATAAGATAGGTGTGATTGCCATAGTCGGCATGGGGGGATTGGGCAAGACCACCCTTGCTCAGCTTGTATACAATGACAACAGAGTTCAAGAGCATTTTGACCTTGTAGCATGGGTTTGTGTTTCAGAGGAATTTGATATGTTTAATGTAATGAAAACGATTCTCGAAGCAATAACTTCTTCGACCAGTGATATTAAAGATCTAAATCGGCTTCAACTTCAAGTAAAGGAAAGATTGAACGGAAAGAAATTCCTATTAATTTTGGATGATGTTTGGAATAGGAATTACAGTGATTGGGAGATATTAAGCAACCCCTTGAAATCTGGAGCAAAAGGAAGTAGGATCATTGTAACAACGCGTGATATCGATGTTGCATCAACCATGCGTGCTTTTGCAACCCATCATCTAAGGAAGTTACAAGAGGACGATTGTTGGTCACTATTTGCAAGACATGCATTTCATGATGCTAACTCCTATACAAATTCAGACTTTGAAGAGTTAGGTCGACAAATTGTTGAAAAATGTAAAGGTCTACCTTTAGCAATCAAGGTAATTGGGGCCCTCTTGCGATCCAAAGATGATGTTAGTGAATGGGATAAGgttttgaatagtgagatttgGAGTTTGTCAAATGAAATTCTTCCTGCTCTAAGATTAAGTTATAAACACCTTCCCTCGTATATAAAACGGAGCTTTGCTTACTGTTCAATATTTCCGAAAGACCATCCCTTCAAGAAAGATGAATTAGTTTTATTATGGATGGCAGAAGGTTTTCTCCACGAAACTGAAAAAAGAACAATGGAAGCAGTTGGTAATTATTACTTTGAAACTCTTGTATCAAGATCATTATTTCAGAAGTCGAATGAAGATGAGCTATGTTTTGTGATGCATGATCTCATCAATGACTTGGCAAAATTTGTGTCTGGCGAATTTACATTTAGGTTGGAGGTTGATAGCCGTTCTCATCGAAATGTTAACAAGACTCGTCATGTGTCGTATGCTAGAGATACGTATGAAAATTTTAACAAGTTCGAGGCTCTTCAAGAATCTACGCAATTGCGTACATTTTTGGCATTACAATCGTATAAAATTTGTTTCTCCATAACTAAAAAGTTGTTGCATGATTTATTGCCAATGTTAAGTTGTTTACGGGTGCTCACCCTATCTAAGTACTGGAATATGCGCGTTTTGCCTGAATCAATTGGAAAAATTACACAGTTGCGTTATTTGGACATTTCTTGTATGAGACTTAAACGGTTGCCTGATTCTTTATGCAAGTTGTACAATTTGCAAACACTGAAGTTATCTCACTGTCCAGATCTTGAAACATTGCCAAGAGACATGCAAAAACTCGTTAATTTACGCCATCTTGATTTGACTGAAACTCCCTGCATAATGGAGATGCCGATGCATACGGGCAAACTAAAATGTCTCCAGACATTAACCAAGTTTGTCGTTAGCAAACGCACTGGTTGTAGCATTAGAGAATTGGGAAAACTTGCAAATCTTCGAGGAGCACTTTCTATCTTGGgtcttgaaaatgttgaatctttCACCGATGCACAAGGTGCATGCTTGAGGAATAAAATGGACCTTAAAGAGTTGGCATTAAACTGGAAAGAATGTtcaaatactgaaaattcaGAAAGTCAAAGAGATGTACTCAACGGTCTGCAACCACATAGAAACCTGAAAAGTCTCACTATAAATTACTACATGGGTGAAAGTTTTCCAAATTGGGCAGGGGATCATTCCTTCCCTTATATAACGTCTATTCATTTGAGAAACTGTAAATATTGTTGCAGCTTACCAGCACTTGGGCAGCTACCCTCTTTACAAAACCTCTCTATTGTTGGTTTCGATGGAATTGTAGCAGTGGGTGAAGAGTTTTACGGAAGTACTGGTTCTTCTTCTATTAAGCCGTTTGGGGCATtaaaagttttgagatttttgcaGATGTTGAATTGGGAGAAATGGATTTCTTGTGCTGAAAATGAAGGAGGAGTTTTCCATCGTCTCGAGGAGCTTTATATTGTCGAATGCTCAAAGCTAACAGGAGATTTGCCCATTCACCTTCCTTCTTTGGGTATCCTTGAGATTATAGACTGTCCGAAGATGCTGGCTTCACTCCCAAGGGCTCCGGCTATATGTCAATTGAAGCTAGCAAATTGTAGGGAGGATATATTAAGGGAACTGCCAATTCATGTTATGAAGGAGCTCAGAATTGGAGAATTTGATGCTGTGGATATGGGTGACTTTTTCTTGCATATGTCTCTTCCAGTGGGTGGTCTACCCTCTACCTTAAAAACTGTTGAAATAAACAATTGTAAGAAGTTAGGGCTCCCAATAAACTTGGACTATTCATGCCTTGAAGTTTTGAAGTTGTTCAGTTGTGATTCTCTCCGG is drawn from Juglans regia cultivar Chandler chromosome 5, Walnut 2.0, whole genome shotgun sequence and contains these coding sequences:
- the LOC108981177 gene encoding putative disease resistance RPP13-like protein 1; the encoded protein is MAELVGGALLSAFLQVLFDRMASREFIDFLRGRKPSEELLYKLKNVLLSVGAVLEDAEDKQVTNSSVKMWHNDLKDAVYDAEDVLDKIATKALQSKLDAEFGTTPSKVRNYIQTSRFFKKIEERIKVVLGRLENLASQQNVMGLVQASTVGRKASERLPTTSLVDDSEICGRNDDKDEIINKLLPDNASDNKIGVIAIVGMGGLGKTTLAQLVYNDNRVQEHFDLVAWVCVSEEFDMFNVMKTILEAITSSTSDIKDLNRLQLQVKERLNGKKFLLILDDVWNRNYSDWEILSNPLKSGAKGSRIIVTTRDIDVASTMRAFATHHLRKLQEDDCWSLFARHAFHDANSYTNSDFEELGRQIVEKCKGLPLAIKVIGALLRSKDDVSEWDKVLNSEIWSLSNEILPALRLSYKHLPSYIKRSFAYCSIFPKDHPFKKDELVLLWMAEGFLHETEKRTMEAVGNYYFETLVSRSLFQKSNEDELCFVMHDLINDLAKFVSGEFTFRLEVDSRSHRNVNKTRHVSYARDTYENFNKFEALQESTQLRTFLALQSYKICFSITKKLLHDLLPMLSCLRVLTLSKYWNMRVLPESIGKITQLRYLDISCMRLKRLPDSLCKLYNLQTLKLSHCPDLETLPRDMQKLVNLRHLDLTETPCIMEMPMHTGKLKCLQTLTKFVVSKRTGCSIRELGKLANLRGALSILGLENVESFTDAQGACLRNKMDLKELALNWKECSNTENSESQRDVLNGLQPHRNLKSLTINYYMGESFPNWAGDHSFPYITSIHLRNCKYCCSLPALGQLPSLQNLSIVGFDGIVAVGEEFYGSTGSSSIKPFGALKVLRFLQMLNWEKWISCAENEGGVFHRLEELYIVECSKLTGDLPIHLPSLGILEIIDCPKMLASLPRAPAICQLKLANCREDILRELPIHVMKELRIGEFDAVDMGDFFLHMSLPVGGLPSTLKTVEINNCKKLGLPINLDYSCLEVLKLFSCDSLRSIPMDLFLNVKHMIIRSCRDLESLTVAEQHQHDLVALSSLTIDSCPNFVSFPRGGLHATNLGFLEINSCESLRLLPEKMQMLLPSLTRFHIQRCTNIETLPEEGLPSSLNELYIKYCEKLVESRMGWSLQNLASLADLQIIGGSKLDVVSFPEKGLLPTNLIILRISGFPNLMMLDKNGFENLTSLKYLYIYNCPKLECMPEEGLQHLTSLVYLSISNCPKLECISKEGLQHLTSLEYLSITDCPKLEYCKLEEWLQHLTSLSVLKISNCLSLTKRRKGIKEWRRKLAHIPNKIVDGELIE